In Parabacteroides timonensis, the genomic stretch ATTCGTTTCCCTTGAAAATGAGATCGACCCCACGAAAAAGGACAGCCCGGCAAATGAACTGGCCGGCCGTCTCAACGCGTGGAAGCTGGCTCAGATACGCGAAGCCGAAAAGGAGGAACAGCGCTTGGTAGCTAATTTCCAGCGCACCGAAAAGCGCGTTGCCGGACGCGACGACCTGGATGAGGCACAGAAGGCAGTTGCCCTCAGCCGTGCCGGGAGTCGTCTGCAAGCCGGATGTGCTATCCTGAAAATGAACGCTATAGCCACCGAGCTAGAGCCTATTGTAACCGAACCCGAAGGTTATATCGACCTGTTGCGCCTGTGGTGGCAGGAGATTGGTCGAAACCTGCCCGACAGCGATTTGCAGCGTATCTTCCGCCCGATGTTGTCGTATGCCCGCAAGCAAGCCCGCAAAAATATCCTTATCGACAGTGTTTACGTAGAATATCGCCCGGTACCGAAAGGGATCCAGGCGGCTTCGTAGGGGCGGGTTCCAAACCCGCCCAATATCAACAAGATGTGATCTTTGTCACAACGGGCAGGTTTGGAACCTGCCCCTACGAGGACGGTCATAATGTTTCATTTCTGCAAAAAAATAGAATTACCACAAAAATATGAACAATAATTCAGTAACCTTTTCTCTGGTTTCCGTCAAGGACGGGAATTTCAAAGCCCGCTATGAAGCCTTTACGGAAAGTACGGGAGACAACCGCGTGATCACCTACGAAAACACAGCGCCTGTACACAGCGACTTGACGGAAGCCTTGCAACGACTGGTGTATCATATGGTCAATTTCATGGCAATGACGACAAATAGTGACAACCTGCTTATCACCGGCCTGCAACGTCAGAACTGCGGCAACGCACAATTGCTGACCATCTATGCACGTAAGGAAAACCAGCTGCATGAGTGTTGCGGCAATATCGTCAGCCGCTTTTATATCGGCCGCGACGAATACCCTTCGATCGACTTACTGCTCGAAGACCTCTCTGCCTGCGAACGTGAAGCGCTGGCGTATATCGAAAACGGTAAACGCCTGGAACACGACACGTTTATCCGTCTGGACGAAAACGATTTATCCATCCTTCATTCTGCCGCCTGATGAAAAGATGCACACTCACCATTGGCTGCCTCTTGGGAGACCAGGCGGCAGCTTGCCTGATGCGACTGATTACAGGCGAAAAAGGTTCGCGCAATTACAATTATTCGTGCGGCGAGGAATACGGATATTTCTACGACCCGTTCCTGAAAAAATGGATGGCATTCGACAACCGGCACAACACTTGCCTGGTCGAACAGTGCAACACCTCGAAAGAGGCCGAAAACTTTCTCTATGACGGAGCAGACCTATTCGCCGCTTAGTGCGCTAATCCGTAAGCACACGGGCGAAGAAGTGGTGGCGGAATACCGTTTCTATCCTTCGCGGGACTGGCGGTTCGACTTCGCCATCCCTTCCCGTCGTGTGGCTATCGAGGTGGAGGGCGGTGCCTTCAACGGCGGCCGCCATATCCGTCCCGAAGGTTACCTGCGCGACATGGAGAAATATAATGAAGCGGCAGTCTGCGGCTGGTGCGTGATACGTGTATTGCCGGCGGAATTGCTGACGTTTAAAACGGTGCGACTCGTTATTCGAGCGGTGCTTTTTCAGTTGACAGTTGACAAGTGACAGTTGACAGTTGGGCTTCGCGTTCAGAACTAGAAAAATTTGAGTCTTTTTTATGAGGCAAAGCCTCATGCCGTAGGCTCTATTTTGCCGTTTGCTTCAGCTGACGGATAGATTAATACCCCGGCTTTGCCGGATTCCTCTGTGGGTTTTAACCCCTTTAGACATATAATGGTAGTCCCTGTTTTAAAGGGGCTGAAGCCCACAGAGGAAGAGGCTTTGCCTCCTATCTTTTATATCCGTCGGTTAAAAACCGACGGCAAAAGAGAGCCTGCGGCACAAGGCGTTGCCTTGTAATGAAAGATAGCTCACATCTGATAATAACTGTCAACTGTCACTTGTCAACTGTCAACTTCAGAAACGTCTCATTTCTGATAAATTCTGAATCTGTTGCTATCTCCATTGACATATAATCTAATTATTCTTTGATAAATTTATTACAATCATGGCAAGACCTATAAAAAAAGGGCTGGATTATTTTCCGGTCGATACCGATATATTTGAGAATATACAAGTGCGCAAATTGAAAAGCCGGTATAAGGCGTCCGGTTTTCTAGTTTACTTCACTATTCTATGTGATGTTTATAAGAAAGAAGGTTACTTTCTTCAACTCTCGGACGATTATGTGTATGACCTTTCTGATCGTATCGGTGAAACGGAAGAAAGGGTTCAGGAGGTAATCGAATTCTGTTTGCAGGCCGATTTGTTTAATAGGCAAAAATACGAACTCTATAAGGTAATAACATCTAAAAGTATTCAGGTTCGGTACATTCAGGCACAAAAGCGATGCAAAAATCCCGTTCGCGAAGAGCTGGACTGCATTAATGTAACAGAAACCCCGGTTATTGTTGCAGAAACTACCGAAAACACGACAGAAAGTGCACATATTATATTAGATAATATTAAAGTAAATACTGAGAGAGAGTGTGTGCGCGAGGAGTCGGTTGAAATTCCGGAAAAAAGTTTCAACGAAAAATGCGCTACCTGGCAAAAGGAACTGCTGGAAGACGAAGAATGG encodes the following:
- a CDS encoding PDDEXK family nuclease, which codes for MTEQTYSPLSALIRKHTGEEVVAEYRFYPSRDWRFDFAIPSRRVAIEVEGGAFNGGRHIRPEGYLRDMEKYNEAAVCGWCVIRVLPAELLTFKTVRLVIRAVLFQLTVDK
- a CDS encoding DUF4373 domain-containing protein; protein product: MARPIKKGLDYFPVDTDIFENIQVRKLKSRYKASGFLVYFTILCDVYKKEGYFLQLSDDYVYDLSDRIGETEERVQEVIEFCLQADLFNRQKYELYKVITSKSIQVRYIQAQKRCKNPVREELDCINVTETPVIVAETTENTTESAHIILDNIKVNTERECVREESVEIPEKSFNEKCATWQKELLEDEEWCASAVRQSGIGADFYAMLPPKMQEFQDFIVSNDEKESINSKKDYARRFHFWWLYHGAKNHSGGGANTFQLRGKPERKSRVEELMETGKRATEIALKIYNSQVV